One window from the genome of Bacteroidota bacterium encodes:
- a CDS encoding T9SS type A sorting domain-containing protein, whose amino-acid sequence MKKLFLISTAVLALTVAQGQIAVTLTGTSPTCAGQCDGTATVVPTGGTPPFYYMWSPTGQTTQTITGLCAGTYSVTVTDANSATATGTITLTQPIVLNVFVSSISASCNGCCDGSAIGIVSGGTAPYTYQWFPNGATTANATGLCAGNYTLCVTDANGCYTCVIATITQPLLGLPELNSSISFSIYPNPFSTQTTLQIDPAQNGAGNLLHNATLTVYNCFGQTVKQYNNITGNSFTFFRDNLPSGLYFIRLSTPSPSGGGTQGGGEVTGKLVITD is encoded by the coding sequence ATGAAAAAACTTTTTCTCATCTCGACAGCAGTTCTCGCGCTGACCGTTGCGCAGGGGCAGATAGCCGTAACTTTAACGGGGACAAGTCCTACTTGCGCAGGACAATGTGATGGAACTGCAACTGTAGTTCCTACTGGTGGTACTCCGCCTTTTTATTATATGTGGAGTCCTACCGGACAAACAACCCAGACGATTACAGGCCTTTGCGCAGGAACATATTCAGTTACCGTAACAGACGCCAATAGTGCGACTGCAACAGGAACAATTACTCTTACTCAACCAATCGTATTAAATGTATTTGTTTCAAGTATAAGTGCGAGTTGTAATGGTTGTTGCGATGGTTCTGCAATAGGAATTGTAAGTGGCGGAACTGCGCCTTATACTTACCAATGGTTTCCTAATGGTGCAACAACTGCCAACGCTACCGGATTATGTGCTGGCAACTATACTTTATGCGTTACAGACGCAAACGGATGTTATACCTGTGTTATTGCGACAATCACTCAACCCCTACTCGGACTGCCTGAACTAAATTCTTCGATAAGTTTTTCTATTTATCCAAACCCTTTTTCCACCCAAACAACTTTGCAGATTGACCCCGCCCAAAACGGGGCAGGCAATCTTTTACACAACGCAACCCTCACGGTTTACAATTGTTTCGGGCAGACAGTAAAACAATATAACAATATAACAGGTAATTCATTTACTTTCTTCCGCGACAATCTTCCAAGCGGGTTGTATTTTATTC